A window of Pedobacter lusitanus contains these coding sequences:
- the uvrA gene encoding excinuclease ABC subunit UvrA codes for MSKNTIDLGEQKDVEVYGARVHNLKNIDISFPRNQLVVITGLSGSGKSSLAFDTIYAEGQRRYMETFSAYSRQFMGGMERPDVDKVSGLSPVIAIEQKTTSKNPRSTVGTITEIYDFMRLLYARTADAFSYNTGEKMERMSEDQILNNIYNKYEGVAVNILAPVVKGRKGHYRELFEQIRKQGYVKVRIDGEIQDMTPKMQVDRYKIHDIEIVVDRLLVDRKDHKRLIDSVQTAMRVGKGIIKISDKENNVSHFSRFLMCPTTGISYDEPQPNSFSFNSPYGACEQCDGLGYIFVVDRESVMPNPKLSIMNGGLAPLGEYRDIWMFQVIKALAKKYNFSLSTPIEKLGEENINILLNGSPDLLSVAVEYNKWNVQNYQITFDGIIKLLEEQNEKKGEGAVDDMDTFRKLKTCPSCNGARLKKESLHFKVDGKNIFELAEMDINSLKGWFNELENRLSERQNTIAKEILKEIRTRLGFLTDVGLNYLSLDRTARTLSGGEAQRIRLATQIGSQLMNVMYILDEPSIGLHQRDNERLIGALKNLRDLGNTVLVVEHDKDMILEADYVIDVGPAAGLHGGQVVAEGTPAEILKSGTLTAAYLNGSKEIETPAKRRKGNGHKLSIVKASGHNLKDVSVDFPLGKFIAVTGVSGSGKSSLITETLYPILNHHFFRAKKHPLPYEKINGIKEIDKVIEIDQAPIGRTPRSNPSTYTGVFSDIRNLYVQLPEAKIRGYKPGRFSFNVKGGRCETCQGAGMKVIEMNFLPDVHVPCEECGGRRYNRETLEVRYRGKSISDVLDMSIEDACTFFENMPVIYRKIKTLKDVGLGYITLGQSSTTLSGGEAQRVKLATELSKKDTGKTFYILDEPTTGLHFEDINVLLGVLNELVDKGNTVLVIEHNLDVVKVADWVIDLGEEGGAGGGRIIFEGTPEGLIQSPISLTGKFLKKEMKH; via the coding sequence ATGAGCAAAAATACCATCGACCTGGGTGAACAAAAAGATGTTGAAGTATACGGTGCAAGGGTTCACAACCTTAAAAACATAGATATTTCTTTTCCGCGTAATCAACTGGTTGTAATAACCGGTTTAAGTGGCAGTGGTAAATCTTCTCTGGCATTTGATACGATTTATGCCGAAGGACAACGCCGGTACATGGAAACCTTCAGTGCTTATTCCCGCCAGTTTATGGGGGGTATGGAGAGACCTGATGTTGATAAAGTATCAGGACTGAGTCCTGTAATTGCCATTGAACAAAAAACAACAAGTAAAAATCCAAGATCTACTGTTGGTACCATTACTGAAATTTATGATTTCATGCGTTTGCTGTATGCCCGTACTGCTGATGCTTTCTCTTATAATACCGGAGAGAAAATGGAACGCATGAGCGAAGATCAGATTCTTAATAATATCTATAATAAGTATGAAGGCGTTGCGGTTAACATTCTTGCACCCGTTGTTAAAGGCCGGAAGGGACATTACCGTGAACTGTTTGAACAAATTCGTAAACAGGGATATGTAAAAGTGCGTATTGATGGAGAAATACAGGATATGACTCCAAAAATGCAGGTTGACAGATATAAGATTCATGATATTGAGATTGTCGTAGACAGACTTTTAGTAGATAGAAAAGATCATAAACGACTGATTGATTCTGTCCAGACCGCTATGCGTGTGGGCAAGGGGATTATAAAAATCAGTGATAAAGAGAATAACGTTTCTCATTTCAGCCGTTTCCTGATGTGTCCTACCACAGGAATATCCTATGATGAACCTCAGCCAAACAGTTTCTCCTTTAACTCTCCTTACGGAGCCTGTGAGCAATGTGATGGTCTGGGTTATATTTTTGTAGTTGACAGGGAGTCGGTGATGCCTAATCCTAAGTTAAGTATTATGAATGGCGGACTGGCTCCGCTTGGAGAATACAGGGATATCTGGATGTTCCAGGTGATTAAGGCACTGGCTAAAAAATATAATTTCTCGCTTTCAACGCCTATAGAGAAATTGGGAGAGGAGAATATCAATATTCTTTTAAACGGTAGTCCGGACCTGCTTTCTGTAGCTGTTGAATATAATAAGTGGAACGTACAGAACTACCAGATCACTTTTGACGGGATTATCAAATTGCTCGAAGAACAAAATGAGAAAAAAGGAGAAGGTGCTGTGGACGATATGGATACCTTCCGTAAGCTAAAAACCTGTCCTTCCTGTAATGGTGCAAGACTGAAAAAAGAAAGTCTGCATTTTAAAGTGGACGGCAAAAATATCTTTGAACTGGCTGAAATGGACATTAACAGTCTTAAAGGATGGTTTAATGAACTGGAGAACCGTTTAAGTGAAAGACAGAATACAATTGCCAAAGAGATTTTAAAAGAAATCAGAACGAGACTGGGCTTTCTGACCGATGTAGGTTTAAATTATCTTTCTCTCGATAGAACAGCAAGAACGTTGTCAGGAGGGGAAGCGCAGCGGATAAGGCTGGCTACGCAGATAGGATCACAACTGATGAATGTCATGTATATTCTGGATGAACCAAGTATTGGTCTTCATCAGCGTGATAATGAACGGTTAATTGGTGCGCTGAAAAACCTGCGCGATCTTGGGAATACAGTGCTGGTTGTAGAACATGATAAAGACATGATCCTTGAAGCGGATTATGTAATTGATGTTGGTCCTGCAGCCGGTTTACATGGTGGACAGGTCGTTGCCGAAGGCACACCCGCAGAGATTCTGAAGTCAGGAACATTAACTGCAGCTTATCTGAATGGCAGTAAGGAAATAGAAACTCCGGCAAAAAGAAGAAAAGGCAACGGACATAAATTGTCTATTGTCAAAGCAAGTGGTCATAATCTTAAAGATGTTTCTGTAGATTTTCCATTAGGTAAGTTTATTGCGGTTACCGGTGTTTCCGGTAGTGGTAAATCAAGCTTAATCACAGAGACGCTCTATCCGATATTAAACCATCACTTTTTCAGAGCAAAAAAACATCCTTTGCCTTATGAGAAAATCAATGGGATCAAAGAAATTGATAAGGTCATTGAAATTGATCAGGCACCTATTGGCAGGACACCAAGGTCAAATCCTTCTACTTATACCGGTGTTTTTTCAGATATAAGAAACTTATATGTACAGCTGCCGGAAGCCAAGATCAGAGGATATAAACCTGGTCGTTTTTCTTTCAATGTAAAAGGTGGCAGATGTGAAACCTGTCAGGGTGCAGGGATGAAGGTTATTGAAATGAATTTCCTGCCCGATGTACATGTGCCTTGTGAGGAATGTGGTGGCAGAAGATATAACAGAGAAACACTGGAAGTGCGTTATCGTGGTAAATCAATCAGTGACGTACTCGATATGAGCATTGAAGATGCCTGTACATTTTTTGAGAATATGCCGGTGATTTATCGTAAGATCAAAACGTTGAAAGATGTTGGATTAGGCTATATCACATTAGGACAGTCTTCCACTACTTTATCCGGCGGTGAAGCACAGAGGGTTAAGCTGGCTACTGAATTATCTAAAAAAGATACCGGTAAAACTTTCTATATTCTGGATGAACCTACAACAGGTCTGCATTTTGAAGACATCAATGTACTATTGGGAGTGTTAAATGAGTTAGTAGACAAAGGAAATACCGTACTGGTGATTGAACATAATCTGGATGTGGTTAAAGTGGCCGACTGGGTTATTGATTTAGGTGAAGAAGGTGGTGCCGGTGGTGGAAGAATCATCTTTGAAGGAACACCGGAAGGTCTGATCCAGAGTCCGATCAGTTTGACCGGTAAATTCCTGAAAAAAGAAATGAAACATTAA
- a CDS encoding alpha/beta hydrolase — translation MRTLLIALIYLTSFSLLAVGQNKIPQQDPYAEGKEIIAGLGKIVNPNGIQESYKVKIGGINQWVTVRGQSRNNPVIIFVHGGPASPMTPLIWTFQRPVEEYFTVVNYDQRGSGKTYLEISPDSIRNSIKIENYVRDAIELAEFVKKHYQVKKVILIGHSWGTIIGMKAALTRPDLFYAYVGIGQIINTRDNERLSVEYAISQAVKFKNDTALKELKSISPYPGNLPVTRPRIILARKWAQYYGGLSAFTADFRYYFNAPLLSPEYNEKEVSAINKGSMLTLGNVLPEFLEVDFKNIQRFPIPVFMFMGRYDYTTPSVPTEIWLSKIQAPVKKGIWFENSAHLIPFEEPGKMLVTLLQYVRPLAEDSK, via the coding sequence ATGCGTACTTTATTAATCGCGTTGATTTATCTAACCTCATTTTCTCTGCTTGCGGTAGGGCAAAACAAGATACCCCAGCAGGATCCTTATGCTGAAGGAAAAGAAATTATAGCTGGTCTTGGGAAGATTGTTAATCCAAATGGAATACAGGAAAGTTATAAAGTTAAAATAGGAGGGATTAATCAATGGGTCACTGTTCGGGGACAAAGTCGTAATAACCCTGTAATTATATTCGTTCATGGTGGTCCGGCTTCTCCGATGACACCTCTGATCTGGACATTTCAGCGACCTGTCGAAGAATATTTTACAGTCGTTAATTATGATCAGAGAGGCTCAGGAAAGACTTATCTTGAAATTTCTCCGGATTCAATCCGCAATTCGATAAAAATAGAAAACTATGTTCGTGATGCAATTGAATTGGCTGAATTCGTAAAAAAGCATTATCAGGTAAAGAAAGTTATCCTGATTGGGCATAGCTGGGGAACAATTATTGGTATGAAGGCAGCATTGACGCGTCCTGATTTATTTTATGCTTATGTTGGAATAGGTCAGATTATTAATACCAGGGACAATGAACGTTTAAGCGTTGAATATGCGATCTCACAGGCTGTGAAATTCAAAAATGATACAGCACTAAAAGAATTAAAATCTATATCACCATATCCGGGAAATTTACCCGTTACCAGACCACGCATTATTCTTGCAAGAAAGTGGGCACAGTATTATGGTGGATTGAGTGCTTTTACAGCTGATTTCAGGTATTATTTCAATGCACCTCTTCTTTCTCCTGAATACAATGAAAAAGAAGTCTCAGCTATAAACAAGGGTAGTATGCTTACTTTAGGTAATGTGCTGCCTGAATTTCTGGAAGTAGATTTTAAGAACATTCAAAGATTTCCAATTCCTGTATTTATGTTTATGGGAAGATATGATTATACAACTCCATCAGTACCGACAGAAATATGGCTGAGTAAAATACAGGCGCCTGTGAAAAAAGGGATCTGGTTTGAAAATTCTGCGCATTTAATTCCATTTGAAGAACCAGGGAAAATGCTCGTTACTTTATTACAATATGTCAGACCACTCGCTGAAGATTCAAAATAA
- a CDS encoding NAD(P)H-hydrate dehydratase, with amino-acid sequence MRSADVFTIKEQEISSIELMETASAAFVKEFVREITDENTPIAVLCGKGNNGGDGLAIARILNDKGYNLVSVYLIDFSAQETEEYKVNLNRLKDQWFPLTTVKSVADLKNLKSGVIIDAVLGAGLNKKLSGLYLELAQFVNGLNLHVIAVDVPTGFPAEGKLDKDNVYIKAELVICFQRPKINFFFPESAAALNRFIVTPIGLSEEFIERFDSPYKLSDAGDISDLIKPRKPFTHKGTYGHALIVAGQRETMGAAILAARACLYSGAGLTTLSIPESGLTALNATLPEVMYKDRTALSQSGGGFENFSAIAVGPGLGTGAESLDILTSLLKLKLPLIIDADALNLLGEYEELFKQVPEGSVLTPHIKEFDHLFGVHDSWWDRLQTARAQAVQRKCVIVLKNQYTFIIDQYGGVKINPTGNPAMAQGGMGDVLTGIIASLSAQGYPADQAASAACYLHGLSGDKLAVSKIAVTASAVAGYIPEVLKELIK; translated from the coding sequence ATGCGTTCAGCAGACGTATTTACCATTAAAGAGCAAGAGATATCCTCCATAGAGTTAATGGAAACTGCTTCTGCAGCTTTTGTAAAAGAGTTTGTCCGGGAGATTACTGACGAGAATACACCGATAGCTGTTTTATGTGGTAAAGGAAATAACGGCGGTGACGGATTAGCGATTGCCAGAATACTTAATGATAAAGGATATAACCTGGTCTCGGTATATCTGATTGATTTCTCCGCTCAGGAAACTGAAGAGTATAAGGTTAACCTGAACCGTTTAAAAGACCAGTGGTTTCCTTTAACAACTGTAAAATCTGTTGCAGACCTTAAAAATCTGAAAAGCGGGGTAATTATCGATGCTGTTTTAGGAGCAGGATTAAATAAAAAATTAAGTGGTCTTTATCTGGAGCTTGCGCAATTCGTTAACGGATTAAATCTTCATGTGATTGCTGTAGATGTTCCGACGGGTTTCCCTGCCGAAGGTAAACTGGATAAGGATAATGTCTATATTAAAGCTGAACTGGTCATCTGTTTTCAGCGGCCAAAGATCAATTTTTTCTTTCCTGAATCGGCAGCTGCTTTAAACCGGTTTATAGTAACGCCAATCGGACTTAGTGAAGAATTTATTGAACGTTTTGATTCTCCCTATAAGCTTTCGGATGCTGGAGATATCAGCGATTTAATCAAACCGAGAAAGCCATTTACACATAAAGGTACTTATGGTCACGCATTGATTGTGGCCGGACAAAGAGAAACCATGGGCGCTGCAATTCTTGCTGCCAGAGCCTGTTTATATAGCGGAGCAGGATTGACAACTCTTTCTATTCCTGAAAGCGGATTAACTGCCCTGAACGCCACTCTTCCTGAGGTTATGTATAAAGACCGGACAGCGTTAAGTCAATCTGGCGGAGGGTTTGAAAACTTTAGCGCAATTGCGGTAGGGCCGGGGCTGGGTACAGGAGCAGAAAGTCTTGATATCTTAACCAGTCTGCTCAAGCTAAAGCTTCCTCTGATTATTGACGCTGATGCCTTAAATCTGCTTGGTGAATATGAAGAACTGTTTAAGCAGGTACCTGAAGGCTCTGTATTAACACCTCATATCAAAGAATTTGATCATCTGTTTGGTGTGCATGATTCCTGGTGGGACCGTTTGCAAACTGCAAGAGCACAGGCTGTTCAGCGGAAATGTGTCATTGTTCTTAAGAATCAGTATACTTTTATTATTGATCAGTATGGTGGGGTAAAGATCAATCCTACTGGTAATCCGGCAATGGCGCAGGGTGGAATGGGAGATGTGCTGACCGGCATAATTGCCTCATTATCTGCTCAGGGCTATCCAGCTGATCAGGCTGCCAGTGCAGCTTGTTATCTGCATGGATTGTCAGGAGATAAACTTGCTGTATCAAAGATTGCTGTCACTGCTTCTGCAGTTGCCGGTTATATCCCTGAAGTTTTAAAAGAATTGATTAAATAG
- a CDS encoding anti-sigma factor produces the protein MEEVKAYIETGILELYVLGQLNAHEQREVEEMAAKYPAIKEEISAIEIAMEQYAIKHAIEPTGGLDKQIFEKILVPASTEAAPKKSLPATNHEARIIPLQNDNAASTIKTLRYALVACIGLLIVSVVALYSAHDKLNSANQQIIALNVNKEKFASTVSFMKEENKDLQQIATIAADPTWTSVKLAGTKISPQANMMVYWHKKGQHVMVDITKMALPENDASHQYQLWAIVNGKPVDLGVFDATAVPKKLLISMKEVGNAQAFAVTLEKRGGSINPTMEKMVVMGGVSI, from the coding sequence GTGGAAGAAGTAAAAGCATATATCGAAACAGGCATACTTGAACTTTACGTTCTGGGGCAGTTAAATGCTCATGAACAACGTGAAGTAGAAGAGATGGCGGCTAAATATCCTGCAATTAAAGAGGAGATCAGCGCTATTGAAATTGCCATGGAGCAATATGCGATTAAACATGCTATTGAACCAACCGGTGGACTCGATAAACAGATATTTGAGAAAATACTTGTTCCTGCCAGTACAGAAGCTGCTCCAAAAAAATCTTTGCCAGCTACAAATCATGAAGCCAGAATTATTCCTTTGCAAAACGACAATGCTGCTTCGACTATCAAAACATTAAGATACGCCCTTGTAGCTTGTATCGGACTCTTAATTGTCAGTGTGGTTGCACTGTATTCTGCGCATGACAAGCTCAATAGTGCCAATCAACAGATTATAGCTTTAAATGTTAATAAAGAAAAGTTTGCCAGTACGGTAAGCTTTATGAAAGAAGAGAATAAAGATCTGCAGCAAATCGCAACAATTGCCGCAGATCCTACATGGACATCTGTTAAACTTGCCGGGACAAAAATTTCTCCGCAAGCTAATATGATGGTTTACTGGCATAAAAAAGGTCAGCATGTAATGGTAGACATTACTAAAATGGCACTTCCGGAAAATGATGCTTCCCATCAGTATCAGCTATGGGCAATCGTCAATGGCAAACCTGTAGATCTTGGTGTATTTGACGCAACTGCTGTACCTAAAAAACTACTCATTTCTATGAAAGAAGTTGGAAATGCTCAGGCATTTGCGGTAACTCTTGAAAAACGCGGAGGCAGCATTAACCCAACTATGGAAAAAATGGTTGTTATGGGCGGTGTCTCTATTTAA
- a CDS encoding RNA polymerase sigma factor has translation MAPNRKISLTEEDLVRALKDRDKIAIQALYDMYSGALLGVISRIVQHSEIAEDLLQDTFIKIWHSADSYDSSKGRLFTWMINVARNLAIDKVRSKDFRNANKNQDIENNVDFIDQQRKVTFNADTMGLKDMVTALKPEFNSVLDMVYFKGYTHVEAAEELNLPLGTVKTRIRMAIMELRKYFN, from the coding sequence TTGGCACCAAATAGAAAAATATCCCTTACAGAAGAAGATCTGGTGCGTGCACTGAAAGATCGCGATAAAATCGCTATTCAGGCATTATACGATATGTATTCAGGGGCACTGTTAGGTGTAATTTCCAGAATTGTACAACATTCAGAAATAGCTGAAGATCTTTTACAGGATACTTTCATTAAGATATGGCATTCGGCCGATAGTTACGACAGCTCTAAAGGCCGTTTATTTACCTGGATGATCAATGTAGCCCGTAACCTGGCTATAGATAAGGTACGCTCCAAAGACTTCCGTAATGCCAATAAAAACCAAGACATAGAAAATAACGTAGATTTCATTGACCAACAAAGAAAGGTGACTTTTAATGCCGATACAATGGGATTAAAAGATATGGTTACTGCACTTAAACCTGAATTCAATAGTGTGTTAGACATGGTTTATTTCAAAGGTTACACCCATGTAGAGGCCGCAGAAGAACTGAATTTACCATTGGGAACGGTTAAAACCCGTATCAGAATGGCTATTATGGAATTAAGAAAGTATTTTAATTAA
- a CDS encoding lytic transglycosylase domain-containing protein — translation MPQAFKSQKKGLNNTTKSITTTTTTITEEPVNLMAQLNFAEETLPLGDRKVEQKMKRVLAGYSYSNLQTNRLHRMAAEWFPIIEPILAAYGIPNDFKYMPLVESGLQGGMSPKGANGFWQFMPGTARTYGLKVNSEVDERKNLRKSTIAACKYIKELYGVFDSWTLVAAAYNVGDNHMRKQINRQNQDNYFKMKLNRETGGYVYKLISMKQIIQDPSRYGYRESKGVLAMNTNQE, via the coding sequence ATGCCCCAAGCATTTAAAAGTCAAAAAAAAGGACTTAATAACACTACAAAAAGTATTACCACTACTACCACTACTATTACAGAAGAGCCTGTAAATCTGATGGCTCAGTTAAATTTCGCAGAAGAAACTTTACCTCTTGGTGACAGGAAGGTGGAGCAAAAAATGAAAAGAGTTCTTGCGGGATATAGTTACAGTAATCTCCAGACAAATCGTTTACACAGAATGGCTGCAGAATGGTTCCCTATTATTGAACCGATTCTTGCTGCATATGGTATTCCCAACGATTTTAAATACATGCCCCTTGTTGAATCTGGTTTACAGGGTGGAATGTCTCCAAAAGGAGCAAATGGATTCTGGCAGTTTATGCCAGGTACAGCACGTACTTACGGACTAAAAGTGAACTCTGAAGTAGATGAACGTAAAAATTTGCGTAAGTCTACTATAGCAGCCTGCAAATACATTAAAGAATTGTATGGTGTTTTTGATAGCTGGACCCTGGTCGCAGCAGCTTATAATGTGGGTGATAACCATATGAGAAAGCAGATCAACAGACAAAATCAGGATAATTATTTCAAAATGAAGCTTAATCGTGAAACAGGTGGTTATGTTTACAAGCTTATCTCAATGAAACAGATTATACAGGATCCGTCACGTTATGGCTATCGCGAATCTAAAGGCGTATTGGCTATGAATACGAATCAGGAATAA
- a CDS encoding Gfo/Idh/MocA family oxidoreductase translates to MKSAIRIILIGVGPHSKRVYLPALAKLKKKFDVEISLAIDVKSEARKIEQHFEKHDYIINTLFIDPFTGALPADLSNDLTRFVSENHINAVIIATEPSVHHTYAEWALSLKLHILMDKPVSTRENAVSDLEQANGILADYLQLSDLYQEFQKEKPTIFSINVQRRYHPGFQYVMEKIKEVSLATNCPVTAIHSSHSDGQWRLPSEMVSQDYHSYNKGHGKMSHSGYHIFDIVSQLYNVPDIKAKLPDGMEVISSLIQPDGFITQMNEQDYAGYFNAEYESVKVYKDEQLMNIFENYGEVDAAILIRMLKEKRNIANITINLLHNSFSRRSWVLPNADLYKGNGRVKHEYHNIQQGPFQNIQIHSYQAKDKHHHNSKKDHKAGGNNHFDIYIFRNIGILGGKHPLEVITMKDLSAKHDLDDSKLLTEQAKTAVVEEFLGFIDGRLDKKELKSNIDSHLNSVKMMSASYVSHINQKDGKTPVVNI, encoded by the coding sequence ATGAAATCTGCTATACGAATAATTCTGATTGGTGTCGGTCCTCATTCTAAACGTGTATATCTGCCTGCTCTGGCTAAGTTGAAGAAGAAATTTGATGTTGAAATTTCTCTGGCAATCGATGTTAAATCTGAAGCCCGGAAGATTGAGCAACATTTTGAAAAACATGATTATATAATCAATACGCTCTTTATAGATCCTTTTACAGGTGCATTGCCGGCAGATCTGAGTAATGATCTGACCCGCTTTGTTAGTGAAAATCACATTAATGCGGTCATTATTGCGACAGAGCCTTCGGTTCATCATACCTATGCGGAATGGGCTTTAAGCTTAAAGTTACATATCCTGATGGATAAGCCTGTCAGTACGAGAGAAAATGCGGTTTCTGATCTGGAACAGGCCAATGGGATACTGGCTGATTATCTGCAGCTGTCTGATCTTTATCAGGAATTTCAGAAAGAAAAACCAACGATCTTTTCTATTAATGTTCAGCGAAGATATCATCCGGGTTTTCAATATGTCATGGAGAAGATAAAAGAAGTGAGTCTGGCTACCAACTGCCCGGTTACTGCTATTCATTCCAGTCACAGTGACGGCCAGTGGAGGCTGCCTTCAGAAATGGTTTCACAGGATTATCATTCCTATAATAAGGGACATGGAAAGATGTCTCATAGTGGGTATCATATTTTTGATATTGTAAGTCAGCTATATAATGTTCCTGATATAAAGGCCAAATTACCTGATGGTATGGAGGTCATCAGTTCTCTGATACAACCAGACGGTTTTATTACTCAGATGAATGAGCAGGATTACGCAGGCTATTTTAATGCCGAATATGAATCAGTGAAAGTATATAAAGACGAGCAGCTGATGAACATCTTTGAAAACTATGGAGAGGTAGATGCGGCGATCCTGATACGGATGCTTAAAGAGAAGAGGAATATTGCGAACATCACGATCAATTTATTGCATAATAGCTTTAGCAGAAGAAGCTGGGTTTTGCCTAATGCAGACCTTTATAAAGGGAATGGCCGGGTAAAACATGAATATCATAATATACAGCAGGGACCCTTTCAGAATATTCAGATCCATTCTTATCAGGCTAAGGATAAACATCATCATAACAGTAAGAAAGATCATAAAGCCGGGGGCAATAATCATTTTGATATTTATATCTTCCGTAATATCGGAATATTGGGAGGAAAGCATCCTTTAGAAGTCATTACGATGAAAGATCTTTCGGCAAAACATGATCTTGACGATTCCAAACTGCTAACTGAACAGGCCAAGACTGCGGTAGTTGAAGAGTTTCTCGGTTTCATTGATGGCAGGCTAGATAAAAAAGAGCTGAAATCAAATATTGACAGTCATCTTAATAGTGTAAAAATGATGTCAGCTTCTTATGTGTCACATATTAACCAGAAAGATGGGAAAACACCGGTAGTGAATATTTAA
- a CDS encoding pseudouridine synthase: MTNNNNRNSRDDKSKPGNRSTTGKGRSGADSSYKGKSKFGDKEGNDKSKFGAGKDNYRPRASKDGDDFKSRPPRDSDSSFRPRTGRDGEAKGFSSRPPRDSDSSFRSKPGRDGEAKNFSSRPPRDGNSSFKPRAGRDGDSKSFSSRPPRDGEAKSFSSRGAGGKTFKPRAFKEGSSKEMPRNEGRSYIKKDNFSTDGERPFRTFDDKKNTSRSTDSRPFRKREEGAPAKPYSGSPKPYAPKAPVMRARKESNTIDDGKIRLNRYIANSGICSRRKADELIAAGVVSVNGVPVSELGHKVDPGKDEVRYNGELLKREKKVYVLLNKPKDYITTTDDPQERRTVMSLVEKASRERIYPVGRLDRNTTGLLLMTNDGDLADKLSHPKNGITKIYHVELSKSLSQGDLNKIQFGLELEDGIIKPDSVSYVAGGSKREVGIQIHSGKNRIVRRIFEHLGYEVVKLDRVVYGNLTKKDLPRGRWRFLEEHELIQIKHLIQ, encoded by the coding sequence ATGACAAATAACAACAACAGGAACAGTCGGGATGACAAGTCCAAACCGGGAAACCGAAGCACAACAGGTAAAGGTCGTAGTGGAGCAGATAGTTCTTACAAAGGCAAAAGCAAGTTTGGAGATAAAGAAGGGAACGACAAAAGTAAGTTTGGTGCTGGAAAGGATAATTACAGACCAAGAGCCAGTAAAGATGGCGATGATTTCAAATCAAGACCTCCAAGAGACAGCGACAGCAGTTTCAGACCAAGAACAGGCAGAGACGGTGAGGCTAAAGGCTTCTCCTCAAGACCTCCAAGAGACAGCGACAGCAGTTTCAGATCAAAACCAGGCAGAGATGGTGAGGCTAAAAACTTCTCCTCAAGACCTCCAAGAGACGGCAACAGCAGTTTTAAACCAAGAGCAGGCAGAGATGGCGATTCCAAAAGTTTCTCTTCAAGACCTCCAAGAGATGGTGAGGCTAAGAGTTTCTCCTCAAGAGGTGCCGGTGGCAAAACATTCAAACCACGTGCATTCAAAGAAGGCAGTTCAAAAGAAATGCCAAGAAATGAAGGTCGTAGTTATATAAAGAAAGACAATTTCAGTACTGATGGTGAAAGACCATTCAGAACTTTCGACGATAAGAAAAACACTTCCAGAAGTACAGATAGCAGACCTTTCAGAAAAAGAGAAGAAGGCGCACCGGCAAAACCATATTCAGGTTCACCTAAGCCTTATGCTCCTAAAGCACCGGTAATGCGTGCCAGAAAGGAAAGCAACACTATAGATGATGGAAAGATTCGTTTAAACCGTTATATCGCTAATTCAGGTATCTGTTCACGTCGTAAGGCAGATGAGCTGATTGCCGCTGGTGTGGTTTCTGTAAACGGAGTTCCGGTTTCTGAACTGGGACATAAAGTAGACCCGGGAAAAGACGAAGTACGTTATAACGGTGAGTTACTTAAACGTGAAAAGAAAGTTTATGTACTCTTAAATAAACCTAAAGATTATATTACTACTACCGATGATCCTCAGGAGCGTCGTACAGTAATGTCTTTAGTAGAAAAAGCAAGCAGAGAACGTATCTATCCGGTTGGACGTTTAGACCGTAACACCACAGGACTTTTATTAATGACCAACGATGGTGACCTGGCAGATAAGCTTTCGCATCCAAAAAATGGTATTACTAAAATCTATCACGTTGAGTTAAGCAAAAGTTTAAGTCAGGGTGACCTGAACAAAATTCAGTTCGGATTGGAATTAGAAGATGGTATTATTAAACCAGATTCTGTATCTTACGTTGCCGGAGGTTCTAAACGTGAGGTAGGTATTCAGATTCATAGTGGTAAAAACAGAATCGTCCGCAGAATATTTGAGCACCTGGGTTATGAAGTTGTCAAATTAGACCGTGTGGTTTATGGCAATCTGACCAAAAAAGATCTTCCACGTGGAAGATGGCGCTTTTTAGAAGAACATGAACTGATACAGATTAAACATCTGATTCAATAA